The following DNA comes from Gemmatimonas sp..
TGGTCACGCGAGACCCACGCAATGGGGGTGTCATCGCCGGCATCAGCAATGAGGGTGCGCGCGTACTTGGAGATGGGCGCGAACGGATCATCGTTCACCTCGCTCCCGGCAATCACCGGCATCGCTTCATCGAGCAGCGAGGCGAGCGCGCGCAGGATGCGGGACTTGGCCTGACCGCGCAACCCGAGCAGGATGAAGTTGTGGCGGGCCAGCAGGGCGTTCACGATCTGCGGCATCACCGTGTCCTCGTAGCCGAGGACACCGCGAAAGAGCGGCCCGCCGTCCTGCAGGCGCGCAATGAGATTGCGGCGAATCTCGTCCTTGACGTCTTTCGGACGATTGGCGGCGTAGCCGGAGCGCTTCAGTGCGCCGAGGGTATCGGGGAGTCTGGACACGGTGAGAAATCAGGGACACGAAAACGGGGAGGCCAGGGGGCAACGGCGTCGCTCACACTCGGCGGGCCGACCCCCTCGGACCTCGCGGGGCACCAAGGCATAGCGCACGAGCCCTGCGAACGGTGCCCGCGAGCTGAGGCCAGGGGGTGCGCCCTGCTCGCGTTTCAGGAACACTGGAAAATCCATGTCCCACAAGCGCTTTCCTCGTGTCGGCACGGGTTAGGATCCGATTACGGCGTCTTGACAGCTGGGTGTGGCACCGTACATTCCTCTCGCTTGATCCCCGTCGGCACACCTGCCGGGGGGGCCGTGCGCATTATGGACGCACGGCGCACACATCGCACCGTTTGGAGTCCAACATCATGAAGCGCATCGCCCTCGTCGCCGCTGCAATCGTGCTCGCCGCCTGCTCCGCCAAGGAAGAGGCCCCCGCCGCCGACACCGCCGCTGCCGCCCCGGCCGCTGCCGCCCCGGCCATGGATTCGGCCGCGATGGCCGCTCCGGCCGACTCGGCCAAGCCTGACTCGGCCGCCGCGGCCGCCCCGGCTGCCGACACGGCCAAGCACTAAGCTGTTCGTGCAGAAAGGGGGCCGCACTTCGGTGCGGCCCCCTTTTTCTTTCCCTTCCACGGGCCCCGCAGGCCGCTCGGGTCACTCGGGGAAGGGGAGCGCCTCGACCGTGGCGGTAATGCCGTCGTGCACTCGCACCGTGTCCCCCGGCGCCACCTCCCGCCGAATCATGGCCATCGCGATCGGACCTAGACGTGGGGACAGCACCGAGCTGCGCACATCGCCGACATCCTTACCGCTGGCGTCGTACACCCGCGCAAACTGCGGGAGTGGCTGGTCCGCGCGAAGGCCACGCAGGTGGCGGTTCACATGGCCACGGAAATGCACCCGGGCCACCGTCTCCTGCCCGGTGTAGCACCCCTTGGTGAAGGAGATCGCCCCCAGGGTGTCGAGATTCGCCTCCTGCGGAATGGTGTGTTCGTCCATGTCGGCACCAAATGCCGGACGTCCCCCCTCAACGCGCGCCACGTTCCAGACGGCACGTGAGGCGTGGCGCTTCGTGGACGCCAGCAACTGACCGCGCACCACTTCGCCGTCGTGCGCGTCGGCAACGATGACGAAGCCGGGCAGGGAACCCATGACCGGAGCGCGAATGAGCCGAACCGATACCGGTCCAATGGTCCAGAGCCCATGCGACCAGACGGGCCACTCGTCGAGTGTGCCGGCCATGAGGTCGCCGAGCGGCGCGGCGCTGGGGGCACCGCCCCCCAGAGTCGCCACGGCAGCGGCCGCCCGCTCCCCATACAGCATGTAGGTGACCCACTGTGCCGACTCGTCGGTTACCTTGGCCAACCGCGGATTGATGTACTTGCGCGCCAGGTCGAGCCACGCCGGAGCGTACGGACGGAGTACGGTGAGCATGAAGCGGTCGGCAGCGGTGCGCACCACATACATGTCGCACACCACCTTCCCCTTGGGTGTCAGCGCGACCGCATGCAGCCCCATGCCCACGGCCAATTCGCTCACGTCGTTCGTAATGAGGCCGTTCAACGCCTCCATGGCCTTCGGCCCTTCGACACTGCTCCAGTGGTTCATCCCCTCGAACCAGACCGCGTCGCGCCGCAAGTCGTGGTACGCCTCGACGTCATCGCGGCTCAGCGGTTCCGGATACACCACGGGTGGTGTCTCCGCGCCGTTCGGCAGGCCGGTCGTTGAAGCAGCAGGGTTCACAGACGGATCGCTCACGAAGCTCCTTGGCGCATGGACGTTGGCGCGGTCGGTGAGTGACGAGGACGCGCGGTCCATTCCGCACGCGTGGCTGAACACCGCTTCTAGTGTAACGAGGCGAAAGAACGAATCAATCTGATGCCGTTCCTCAGAAGGCGCGCACGAGCGCCGCAAACTCGCCGGCCACGGCGGTCGTCGTCGCTCCCTGCGGTTCCCACGCGACTCGCTCGGAGGGTGGCTGACGGAGTCCGTTCAGCCGCCCGTCAATGGCCCGCCAACTGCGCATAAGTGAAGCGTCGGCTCCGAGTGGCCGGTCATCACTGCATCGAACGAAGGCGAGCGTATGGTCGAGCCCAAGCAGGGCGAGCAGCGGCTCCACCTCGCGCCGTTCGCCGTCAGCCCGTACGACGACACGATCGCCCCGACGCCCCGCTGCCTCCATTTCCTCCCGGACCGCCAAGTGCACCGGCACGCCGTGCGCCACCAGCTGGCGGTACCCCCGTTGCGCACGCAGGGCGACGAGTTCGGGAAGGGTGGGATCCCGCTCGAACTCGGCGGCGAACAGCGCCCGCGAGGCCTCCAGCAGGGTGCGCCCTGGGAGTACGGCGAGCGCCGCTGCCGTTGATCTCGGCTGGAACTCGGCCGCCGCCGCGTCGGCGAGCACATGCGCTCGCAACGGAAGGGTGTCGGCAAGAACGCCGTCGAAGGCCACGATCAGCGCGGGCATGCCAGAAAAGCTAGCAGGTCCCACACCGTCCCACGGCGATGTCAGAACGGCTCTTCGAGGCTTTCCGACTGGGGCGTGAACAGCTCGGCACCGCTCTCCGTGATGACCATGTCGTCCTCGAGACGAATGCCGAACTCACCGGGGATGTAGATGCCCGGTTCGTCTGAGAACACCATGCCGGGCGCGAGCGGCATGGTATTGCCGCGCACCAGATAGGGCCACTCGTGCCCGTCCATCCCCATGCCATGCCCCACCCGATGTGAGAAGTACTTGTAGTCGGGACCAAAGCCGGCATCGACGATCACCTTGCGCGCGGCGGCATCGACGGCTTCGCAGGGCACCCCCGGCTTCGCCGCGGCCAGCGCGGCACTCTGCGCCTTGAACTCAATCTCGAAGACATCCTTCATCCGCTGCGTCGCCTTGCCGAGGACGAACGTGCGGGAGATGTCCGAACTGTAGCCCTCCACCTTGCAGCCGCCGTCGATGAGGAGAATGCTGCCTTCCTGCACGACTTGCGGGGTGGCGCTTCCGTGGGGTAGGGCACTGTACTTGCCCACCTGCACCCCGGCACTGCCGCTATAGCCGAGTCGCTTGTGCGCGAGCTGGACGAGATCCTCGAAGTCATCCTGCGTCATCCCTTCCTTGAGCGATCGGTATGCCGCCTCGTATGCGCGCAGGGTGACCTTGCTGGCGTGCCGCATGAGGGCCAACTCGTGCGCGTCCTTCGTGATGCGGCATCCAGCGGTCACCGGCGTTCCGCTGACGGTGCGCACCTGGGGAATGTGCGCGGCGCCGTCGCTGAACTGAAACTTGACCGTCTCTTCCACCCCGATGGTGGCTGTCGCCAGGCCACGGTCACGCAGCCCCTTGCCGAAGAATGCCCACGGATCCTCGTGCTCTTCCCATGCATAGACGGTGGCGTCCATGCCGAGGGGTCCCATGGTGGCCTGCTCGAGGGCACGCTCCTCCTCGAATTTCGGCGTGACAAGGAACGGCGCCCCCTTGGCCGGAATCACCACGGCAAGCAGCCGCTCGCTGTTCCCCCAGCGCATTCCCGTGAAGTACTCCATGCTGGTGCCACCGGCGAGCATGAGGGCGTCAATGTGCTGCTCGGTCATGAGTCGCCGCGCCTTCTCCAGGCGTGCCTTGCGTTCGTCCACCGAGATGGGGACGACCCCGTCCTTCATGGGCGTGAGTGCCGCAATCGCCGGCGGCAGGTCACTGGGCACTGGCGTGGTGCTGACGTTGGCGTTGGCCTGATCGCATCCGGTCACGGCGAGCGCCGCGAGTGACGCAGAGGAGGTGGCGAGGAAATCGCGGCGAGTGGTCATGGGCAGACTCGAGGGGAGGGAAGAGAGGAAACCGTGTACACGATGGCGCACCGAGGAACGTTCAGGGCTGAATGCCACCGCCCCCGTCACCGCCGCTCGACGCGCTGGCGGCGGTGCTGGCGCTGAGGGCGAGCACAAGGACGGCTACGACGGCGCCAACGAGCCCCCAGGTGCGCTTGCGGGAGAATGTGCGCGTTTGCACCTGCTCGATGTTG
Coding sequences within:
- a CDS encoding glycine cleavage T C-terminal barrel domain-containing protein — protein: MSDPSVNPAASTTGLPNGAETPPVVYPEPLSRDDVEAYHDLRRDAVWFEGMNHWSSVEGPKAMEALNGLITNDVSELAVGMGLHAVALTPKGKVVCDMYVVRTAADRFMLTVLRPYAPAWLDLARKYINPRLAKVTDESAQWVTYMLYGERAAAAVATLGGGAPSAAPLGDLMAGTLDEWPVWSHGLWTIGPVSVRLIRAPVMGSLPGFVIVADAHDGEVVRGQLLASTKRHASRAVWNVARVEGGRPAFGADMDEHTIPQEANLDTLGAISFTKGCYTGQETVARVHFRGHVNRHLRGLRADQPLPQFARVYDASGKDVGDVRSSVLSPRLGPIAMAMIRREVAPGDTVRVHDGITATVEALPFPE
- a CDS encoding Xaa-Pro peptidase family protein, which codes for MTTRRDFLATSSASLAALAVTGCDQANANVSTTPVPSDLPPAIAALTPMKDGVVPISVDERKARLEKARRLMTEQHIDALMLAGGTSMEYFTGMRWGNSERLLAVVIPAKGAPFLVTPKFEEERALEQATMGPLGMDATVYAWEEHEDPWAFFGKGLRDRGLATATIGVEETVKFQFSDGAAHIPQVRTVSGTPVTAGCRITKDAHELALMRHASKVTLRAYEAAYRSLKEGMTQDDFEDLVQLAHKRLGYSGSAGVQVGKYSALPHGSATPQVVQEGSILLIDGGCKVEGYSSDISRTFVLGKATQRMKDVFEIEFKAQSAALAAAKPGVPCEAVDAAARKVIVDAGFGPDYKYFSHRVGHGMGMDGHEWPYLVRGNTMPLAPGMVFSDEPGIYIPGEFGIRLEDDMVITESGAELFTPQSESLEEPF